In the genome of Mytilus edulis chromosome 14, xbMytEdul2.2, whole genome shotgun sequence, the window TTTTTTGCATTTCCTAAATCCACTCTTGCACCCTTTGAACCAATAGCAGCAcgattaatttttataaatgctCATTGTGTAATTCAAAAAACTTACTGATGATGTGAAAAAGGTATTGTAAAAATTTAACACAGAAGGAAGATGGAAATTGCTATCATagcatattataaaacattttttgtaactttttacaATAAACGTGAGCTTCACCTTGATGCTATCCGAAGCATACTGATTCCTTTAACTATAAGGTGGGTATCATAATCACCAGCAAGGTGGTCAGCATGAGGAGGCGAGGAAAGGGTGGGTGGGAATTTCCTAAAATTGGTCATCAGGTGAAATAAgtgtcaattttgatgatttctTGACCATGAATAACCAGGAATGCTGGTAAAGGTTTCCAGCTGTAGTCTGCCTGTAGAGTGGACCCCAGTTAACAAATTGACCCCAACAGTTGTAAGGTTGTAGTGAAACTGTTCTTCGTTCAGCAGTCTAAAGAAGTTTATTTGTACCAAAAATACggaatttcatgattttttttaggcCTCTGAACTTCCTATGTAAGACACCAAAGGGAAGCCCTCCCCTCAAGAAAACCGAATTTTATCTGATTTCAATTTTCCAAGTCTATATTTGAGCTCAGAAGGCAATTTATGCATGAGAAACATGACTATAGATAGCTCCAGGCTGACGGAACATTTATAACTTTCGAaatacagtgttctccccaggatttttggatagcaccAGGGTAACGCGTGACGAAatgaattttataatattttgtgtcACGTTGTGTcacttatttttttcttgttagtTTTTGTCATTACCTTTTTGCCTTTGTTTTGTTAACTGTGGTACTGTGTTGTATGGACTTTGGGTCAGAAAATTATTGGTAGAAAAAGTAAATCAATAAACAGTTTGTATACTTTAATATCTTTGcagaataaataaaagaaagcacaATTAGTCTTTAAACTAAAGTCACTTCTTATATTTTGATCAAGCCATTTTGTCCTGATACTTGTAGTGACACTACACATTCCCCATGTTAGATTTCACCATAACAATTAACTTTGAACAAGATTAAATTTTGATACAGAACCTTCAGTAGATTAAAAACCATTTTCCATAGTTTTAGACCTGATTCttttaaacaacaacaaattatttttatagttAATACATTGTTCCAGACATGAAGAGTACTTATATACATAGATATATCCACTAGTTCATATTTAGCTTTAGCCCTGCTTTGGATTATATTACAATTTTGGCAGTAGGCTTGTCAGCCCTGGCACAGTCATATAAAACAAGAATTGAAAAATCTActaatttaatataatatgtcTGTGCATCAATAAAAGTATgattctcaaaaataattttcaaaacatttttgttggTATGTTCTAAGAAAGTTTTTATCCTTAATGTAACATTCtaatataattttgcattcaatttgtaatttatttttattttcaatgagaAATTAAATTTGAGGAGCATTTATTTGTGATAAACAaaatcaggggaagtaactccacaATTAATTTCCAACAGGCAAATTATTTTGACTCAAGACTGGCGTAATACAGTTCATTAACAAATGTCTGCTTGTCCCTCACAAGTCTGTTATTAAAATTATGATCTCAtaattaattaaaacacaaaagaatcaTGTACATCTATTAAATCCAATCATCAATGTTAACCTCAAAAGGTAAATCGATCACGTGGTGTAAACAATCTACCTGTCAGATCTGGATTAAACTGGTTAGAACTGGTCAGTtttcatgtaaaattttaaacctcACGGAAAATTGAACAAGTCGTCTCAAACTTTACCGATTTACGATTTTTTTGCCAAAAACTTTAGCACCACGGagaaaaattatacatcgcggcaAGAACGATACCACCGCGGTagaaaattatacatcgcgggcCCGTGGTCCTTTAAGGGCCGGGGGAGAACACTGGAAATAAGTATCATAAAGTTGACTTCTTTAAGTATGTAAGGCCATTGGAGCCAAATAACGGTGGTTTGGGTACGCCCGTCATATGATGGTCACAGCATGGTAAGGGTTAAGCACTTGTTCTGTTTGAGCTCACTTCATGTTTAacactgttgcatttatttatttttaaccacACATAAGTtaatttagttttctttgttattcattggttaaaatatacatatataactttTCTGGTCTACGTGTGATCCTATGATCTTACCTTTTGATGAGCATGACTCAAAGAAGGAACACTATAAGTTATCAAGTATTGATTTAGCAATTTAATTTTAGCCaacatattatttcaaaaatcagTAAATAAACAGATTCCactaatgtatttttttgtagGATGAAATACTCCTCTCTCAGACTCCacattcaaatatgaaaaaatgtacTCTTTAGTGACAAAATATGCCCCTCCTGTCCTGATTCAGCAGGAAAATCCATATGTTTGTACttacaaattattataatattttttacagGATGGGAGATGATCCAAATAGACCACCAAACCATATACTATTGTTCACAGTCCTGAATCCACAGTATCCAATCACTGTGGTAAGTACAACAGTTTTGATTGGTCTATTTATAAAGTCTTTATTGAACAATAGTTTTGATTGGTCTACAAAATAATGAGATATGTATCATCTTTCACCATCCTGTATAGTACAATTATAGCTTTGATGAGTTGCTAGGTTTTCTGTACATGCAATATTGATTAAAGgtctaaaattaaatataataaattgtaATAATGGCCATTaaatttcactttgaaattttaaccagaATTAGTAGACATCTTAGGAACCAATTGTATCTCCTCCTTTTATATTTTATACCtgtttgttaaaatttgaaaataaatcaaggagatatgtttttattttataaattcatgatcAAACAGAGAGATGCTATTGTTGCTAGGGAGGCTACCAATATCATTTCACCAAAAAATGAGCTGAACATTTGCTGTTTCAGAATcaaattctttttaatattttcataacaaCATGAATGGATAAAACGTCTTAAACATTGGAAATTCAGAATGTCATTTTCATGTTGGGGTAGGAATTAGActgcatatacatgatatagtccTTTTAGATTCTAAAACTCCAAATAAACccatacataatatttttttaccacTGGGCTAATCTTTGAATTCAATCATCaaccaatgaaaaacaattttatacatCTGAGTTTGGAAATTTTATTGTACtggaaattcagaaattattgaattcaatttttattgccattttgtcattttagacttgaatgcaatattgagaaaagtcctctttaattcataaaaaaaatattcaagatgcgagtttaaattattgcaattataaccctgttgcatttttcacaataatttctgaatttacagtaattgttTTCTCTATTTTTAGGATGTCATGCAGACAATTTGTTCAGCTCATGGTCAAGTACTGAGAATAGTCATCTTCAAGAAGAATGGTGTCCAGGCTATGATTGAGTTTGAGAATGTTGACTGTGCTACACGGGCCAAGCAGGCATTGAATGGAGCAGATATCTACTCTGGTTGTTGTACTCTCAAGATTGAGTTTGCTAATGTAAGAATTAGGATTAatcattaaaaacatattcttttGCTGGAACAAATTTACTTGTCTACTTATCCATATGATTCTTGAAGATCCAGTCATAATACTAAAAAATCTAGATTAATTCCACCAAATGTTAATTTGTTTGGTCCATTTTAGATTATCACATCAGATAATATCTTCGAACTTATCCATTGTTATCGTCTTTTGACAGAATATATTTTAGGGGTAGATTCTTAAAATTCTCTTGTGATTTAATTCTCTAACTGACAATAGTGCGGCAATGCAAGTACATAtagttgtatattattttgtatgcAAAATGTGTTGTTTCTTCTATTCCAGCAAACAAGACTAAATGTTATCAGAAATGACTCAGAAAGTTGGGACTACACAAACCCCAATCTAGGTAAGAATTGTAATGTTGTACCCATTTTATCAGCAAAATCTAAGAAGAGTTATACAGCGAGACTTAGGTATGCTAATCCAAGCAGCGGCAATAACAATTTGTTAACATTTGTGTTAGGTCAGTTTAAAGGGAACCGTAAATCTTATTAATGTTagtatctcatttccatggagatttgTTTTGGCCTACTCTGACATCTACTTATAGTCTTTTGTCTGTGgtttacatgttaaagtttttgattttaagTAAGTTTAAGGGGAAACACTTATGATcctatgataagtcaatggtcatgatggtatttggtatgcagttgtatattAAGTATTGGCATATCTTGTTTAAACAGAAATTTCTATGCCCTGTACCTTCAGTAATGGTTCATTTTCATAATATACATGTtcaaaaattgctatttcaattttaacattaacattttaCTATCAAGATTACATACcggcaagacatatctctgtgtcagcAATTTATTTATACTTCATATGATAATTTTTTGATTTTCCTTATTCCACCTTAAAAGTTCAACCAACCAATAGAAAAGgttcaaacaaaatcaatcaaccaacaGAAAAGCTCCAAACAAAATTAACCAACCAATAGAAAGAATGAATTGATTTTCATTGTAACTTTCTTTAAGATAAAAAACATGGTATTGAGGAAACTACATCTGTTAATGGTATGTCTGTCATCATGTGTAAAGGATAGATCCAgtgtaaaaatattatgtttaCAATGTAAGAACTGTATACAATAATTCTTCCTATTAAAGGGGACATAGTTTTACATGATCTTATAATGAAAAAGTAATATCCTTGTTTTCAAATTCCAATAgggaataaaaaaaagtaataaaaaataattgcatctaatattttctttacaaaaaaaatctgaattttcaTGGGAAAAAATGTCCTGTGATAGAGGACACATTTGCAATTCctatacttttgatattttttatatatttaagtaaTTTTAGACATTTGTAATCTCTTTTGGCATATTTGTTTATGGCTTCTTTATTAAATACCTGGATCTTAGCCTTtagctttttttttgttacttattGAAGTTTAGTTTGTATTGTTgttgacattttaaaatattcatacatATAAAGCATTTTTGTGACATACAGGTTATTAACATTTTCATGAATAATTGTTgaattatgttgtttttatgtttaagGGTAAAATTACTTGTAAAATAACATTGAAACATGAATTATGCATACATTGTTACAAGAACATTGAAACTCTTCATATACAACTTTCAAGTTTAAGTACAAATTGAAATTATACTGAATATTTTACCCAAAAAATCACTTTTCCactttcatttattcatttatttaccccccccccccctcccccgagTGTGAGAGGTTATGGATCAATATAATAGCAAGATAGTTTTAGTAAAAGGACCACCTGTTAAAAGAAAAAGACAGTTCAGTCTGTGAAATGTAACAGGTCAAGCTAGAAAATTTCCTATATTTTTGCAGCAAATTTTTTGCGTACATAgaatagtaaaattttaaattgtactTGAACTCCCAGCACATAACTGtagttctatatttttttcatttatacacATGTACATTCTGTAACAATAACAATTACATTGTAAACTATTTTACAAGACAgcttttacattttgaaaaatgacattgtaattttttgtaattacACAAAATATGATTGTACAATATTGATACAaatacttttaacatgtttttgaATATTGCTATTAGATTTTTTACCTGTAATAAAACGTTGATACATTACCTTTTTACATGTACTTCGACAAAGCATATATGAAATTAAATGGGtagatttaatattatttttactagATCTAAATAATAAcaactaaaatatatatacagtttacattttaaacaacttttGCATATAATGAACATTTGACTTGTACAATTGAGTAATATGAAAACTGTGATATTTAATCTCCAAAATTAACAACCTTCAAAAGAAAACACTAAAATATATCAGTTTGGAAAAGAAACACATTATTCTCATGTTAAATTCAGATGAAAAAGAATTATTCTCAAACTTTGATGTCCATTTCTACAGTATATAATTCAAAAACAGAACCATGTatgttctaaatatagaaataaagagaaCAAAACTGAACAAATATGCTGAAATTTGACGGTCATGAAAAgatgtttacctgtaaaatgtactttttcattCATATTTGTAAAAAGAACTATTCACTGTTTACcagaaattgttttgaaataaaattttgatattggtTAGACTTCAaagtatacaataaaaaaatgcTCGTAAGAGAGACAATGGAATTTGTACAATCAATTTTCTTGGTAAACAGTGACCAATTATTTCACATGTAccttttaaaattcatttcactACATCAAGATTCAGCGTTTTACTTGGAAATATAGTTCTGTGGATTATTACCTAGCTAGCAGTatggaaaatatgaaaaatacgtgattaaacaaacattgaaataaaaGCTTACTTGTGGATGCCAAATGGATGAAGCCTGAAAGATGATAGCTTATGCAATATCTCGAAATGCTTTTGCAGAAACCAGAATAAAAATACCTGTATTTCAACATACAAAATAATTCCAGTCATTAGCCTACTCTCATAGAAATATAGATATGATGGATTTCACAATTGTTTTAcaactcaaaattttaaaatagacCTGACGGCTTCTCAAAACTTGCAGAATCAATGAAGACTCAAACAGACCAATCAAGACCAGGATTACTACATTGAAATTTCATACAAAATGAACTGTGACATATATGGAGTTTATATTATACCACCAGAAGAAACAAATCATTTTCTTGATACCTTTAAATGGATTTACCTACAATACTTGTTTATAAAtcagaaaacgaaaaaaaatcaaGGCTGGAAAGTAAACAATAAATCTCTACggaagtttcatccaaatcccaCAAAGACAGACCATAGACAACATAACAATCACCCAATGGGAAATTAAACTCAAACAGACCAATCAAAACAGgggttacaaaaacaaaaacctcTTTTTATAATGTACTGATTGTTTTGATTGGTTATTTATTAACAGCACCATGGGAACAACTTGGATGCAGACTTCTTCCAAGTCCTGTATAGTGGATGAGTCATCAGTGGTGTACAAGATCCAACTGAGGCATTATATTATAGATTAGAATGTTACAAACATGTAAACAACCACACAAACATTTGCAGTTTCTTTATTGACATACATTGTCCATGATTGCTATGAGATGTGTTTATAACTTTCTTACATTCTACATCAGGATTACCATGAAACTTATTTAGTGATCAATTTGTTTTACTCCTAGAAAATGCTGTAGAAAGTTGTTATATTTtcagataaatgttttttttttaagcaatAAAATGGGAATTTCAAATCTGTTATTATAGAAAGAAAAAATTGGCTTGTCCAAATATACACTGTTAAGATAACttagttattttacattttatttaaagagACCCTAGAAGTATTTACTTTCATGACATACAAATACTGTACTTTGATAATCATATTTGACTTTCATATAAAACCAAGAAATTTCAAAACTTGACACATTTAAAAATAACACCTAGAATTATTATTTCGAATCAACGAGTTCTAGAAAAGTAGTGGTCAAAGGTTTTCACCATAAAATTTTTGCAAAGGATAcacttaattttgatattttacaatagaAATAATAGTGAGGACTAGCAAATTTTGTTCAAGGACCATCAGGGAAAAAAGATTTAATGAACTCTGGCATTTGATGTTGAATAGTGAAGAATTCCACACATAATGCTATGCTTATGAATATATAAAGTCGGGGAGAATACATTGAAATAATTGTAATCATGAGTTCTTGCAATGAAACAAAAGGATGATTTTGGCTTAACATTcttggaatatatatatagatcataaaattgAGAAGTGAGATATACtgatagttttgtttaattttgaaatttggaATTGTATTTGTACAGGAAATGAACCAGCAGGAGCAGGACGACCTCTTTTACCAGATCCTAGATATCAAGGTTGGCAAGTCTTTTATGGTTTATTGCATACTCAATGTGAATGAAAGTTTGAAAAAAGATACAGcattttgaagttaaattaaaCTGAATTAAGTCCAAAAGTATGCATCCCTAGGGTGAATGGCATAATCTGATAGGTTAAATATTGGGTTTAAAGTACTGAACATGAAAAATTGTTTTGACTTGATTTATAGGAACAAACATTGGTCCTGAATAAAAACTTTAAAGTTtattgaaatttaacaaaaatatcacaaaacaTTTCTATTTTCATAAACAACAGAATTGAGTCAATgttaacaaatgattttttttatcacaatacTGATTTAAACATTTCTAATTCTAACTAAGAATTTATTAATCCTATAAAAtgctttatagatataggaagatgtggtatgagtgccaatgagacaattctccacccaagtaacaatttataaaattaaaccttTATAGGTTAAGGTACAGCCTTTCAcacagagccttagctcacaccgaacagcaagctttgaAGGGACCCAAAAatatgtgtaaaaccattcaaaggggATAAATATACGATTGAATGTATATGAAAAGTTACTGTAAGTTATATTTACAACTTTGAATCAGCAGGGTCAGGACCACCACCACCACAAGGAGGATACTCCCAAGGCCAAGGAGGGTACCAACAACCTCCAAGTTCAGGATATGGACCACCTCCACCACCACAGGGAGGTGGATATGGAGGAGCCCAGGGAGGATATGGTCAGAACCAAGGCTATGGAGCCCCACAGGGAGGTTACGGAGCACCTCCATCAGGAGGCTATGGTGCACCACCACCACAGAACAGTTATGGTGGTGGAGGAGGAGGTTATGGTGAAGGAGATGGATATGGAGGAGGTTATAATTCAGGACCACCTCCCAGAGGTGGGGGTGGATATGATGACAGGTATCCACCAAGAGATGGAGGATACAGGGATAGAGGGAGCTATGATTCTGGAGATAGAAGGGTAAGAATCAAAACTGCAGTATACTATAAacctataaacaaacaaattattgtgttccatttattttttcaaacttaCCTTAGTAGTACAATAGCACAAAGATAAATCTTCATGAATATGCTGAACTCATATCCTTAGAAATACAGCAAGAAAATcatcaaaaataaatttccacttaaTGATTAATGATTAATCAGCTAGAAAGGGCTTAATGCTATATAAAGTATACACATAAAAATATAATCCAAAGGGCTGCAGTTCACACTGGCTAAGGCAGGACCCCCTCCGGtcaagcttcagtgattccctatataattaaccaaaATTTTCCAAGAAAATGGGGTGGCCCCTCCCCCTTGAATAAGCCTCTGTTTATAGAAACCTTTGTGAAATGTTTTTATAGTCTGAAGAACAAGATAACAACAGATGCTCACAAAACACCACCCCCTTAGGTGACATTTAAGGCTCTAGGGAAATTATTTCTAATAAACAAGATATTCTATTTGTTACAGGGAGGTAGAGGTGGTTACAGATCAGGTTACAGTGATGGACCCCCTGGAGCTAGTGGACTCTCCCAGGGAGCAGTAATTATGGTGTATGGATTAGACAATGAAATGAATTGTGAACGCCTGTTTAATCTCTTCTGTCTCTATGGCAATGTTGTCAGGGTATGTATCTATATTTAGagctattttcctaatgcatgtagtttaaaggtttggttagctggcttgctttatataaaaaagtagatgtggtatgattgccagtgagacaactctccacaatagaccaaaatgacacagaaattaacaactataggtcttcgtttgtataaatgtttgctcaagcattgtaattGTAATCAATACAAATGTGTGGATTTAGCTTGCATAATGTTATTGGATGCTTGAgcaaatatttattcaaacaaaacaagcaagccaaccaaacctttaaactacatgcattaggaaaataACTGTAACTCTTTTATCTCCATAGTAGGATAAGTGTTTGATATACCATACAAAGGTAGACATGCATGAGACAATTTCCAAAATATACTAACACTAtttattaaatgtatatatttcagAATTAATGAAAGTCACTCAAAATCATTGtaattgataattattttttaaagcaatCAAACTCATGTCCTGGAAAATCAGGAATAATGCTGGAAATCCAAGATTGGGGCTAAAACTTTCAACTGTGTACATCCTTTGAATAAGCAGTGTTGACCctgatgaataaaacaaataaatggtgAAAGAATTAGTTCCTCTTTTAAAATGtgtcttaaaacaaaaatatttcaccTAAGCGTTTATAGTTTTAATcaaactcatcagagataccagACTTGCAATTTTATAGACCAAATCCAgatatacaaaagactcatctgaTTAAAAATGTTGAGggctaataaataaaatatgaagttgACAGTTGATAAGTTGTAGTATGAAATGAtgtttattatttctttcagattaAGTTTTTGAAGAGCAAGGATAATGCTGCTATGGTACAGATGGGGGATGCTCTGGCAGTTGATAGGTGTATGAACATGCTTAATAATACATACTTCTTTGGCAACAAACTACAGTTAGGGTAAGTACTCAATTGAAAGACTGAATGTTGTTTGTTTgatgtccagttgcaaatatttcataaatataagaagatgtagtatgaatgCAAACGAGACAAGTCTtcatccaattcacaatttataaaagtaaaccattataagtcaaagtacagtctttaacacagagccttggctcacatcgaacaccAAGCTATATAAGCACAAAAATagtactagtgttaaaccattcaaacaggaaaaccaacattcTAATGTATATAAGAAACGTTAATGAATATTCAAGAAGATGGTCATTGATCTTATTAATTTCTCTTCGTTGTTGACTCTATTGATTTTAATTGAACATTGGTGCAATAGAATTATGAACATTGGTGCAATAGAATTGTGAACATTGGTGCAATAGAGTTATGAACATTGGTGCAATAGAATTATGAACATTCTTATAATTCCCATCCAAATGATCAAAATGTCCAATTTGATTATTGTTAAACTTTATAATGTCGAATAATGTTGAAAATTTGGTAATTTCTGTTTAATTTGAGATTAAACCCTGTTGTAGATTTGTTCAAAGTGTTCATAAAAGATCTAGGAATAATAAGCCAAGATTGTACAATTATATGTTTCTTTTCAGACATTCTAAACAAGCTTTCCTTAAGGATGTAGCTCAACCACATGATTTACCTGACAACACCACTTCATTTAAAGATTTCATGGGAAGTAGGAACAACAGATTCTCTAATCCTGAAGCTGCAAGCAAAAATCATATCCTTTTAGTGAAATTGTTGCTGTCTATTGCTTTAATTTCTGTTACACAGAATACAGGAAATACAAAAATTTGTCTCTCAAAATGCATCTCCAATTTTCTGTTTCAGATCTAATGCATattgggtaatattttcaaaagtgtacaccaaagcgTTGTGATTTGGTTAAAAGTGTGATGCAATTTaaattcaaccaatgatgtgaccttattttcatttttgtgcaATTGTGGCAGCTGTCCTTTCTTTCAATCTATGTTGCAGAGAATGCAGATAATACTTAAATGTGTCAATCCTACTGCTCCTTTAAAATGAAAGTCCCTTGTGTAATGATTATGAAATTATAAGAATGCTTTCTTCATCTCTGTTAGTTGATGTTGTGGTAAGGAATTTACATTTGTCTTCCATTCATTTTTTTGCTGTTAAAAGATGCAGTGAATAAatagttattcatgttattataacTATTATTTACTAAAAGGGTACAATTAAAAAgacaatttggaaaaaaaggacAGGAAAAAATGTTTGTCGAAAAAATGTCACTCACTTGATGATGAAGTATTTTGAATGGTCCAACTACTATGTCATGAATATGCATTTCAagacaacattgaaaatataaacaatactaaaaatacaactttaaaacaaGCATTTTCAAAACTTAGATTGAAAAGACTAAAATGCCCTCTGCTTTTAGGGGTTTGATATATTTGGACCTGATTTGAATCTAGACTAGGTAATAAGAGAACAAAAGTCAATATTTATGAACATCTTTTCTCTTTCAAAAATGATTTGGTGAAggtttttgtcaaatatttaaaagaatgaGCTTGGTTTGCAAATGAGTTTCTGTTTGACAAAGTTTGGGCGTATTAAAACATTTTCATGCTAGACAGAAATCTAACCTTTAAATTTTTCTCCTTAACCAGTGTCTAAGTATAGTAGCGTCGTCCAAAATACTTCATTTCTTTAATACTCCACCAACCATTACAGAGGAAGAAATTTCTGAGGTATTGTTTTAAAACATATTGAGTGACACGTTTCTCTACAGACTGCTATTTTGCTGTACTGCATTGcaagttttatttgtaaatttgacTTAAAATATCGGTCAATGAtaaatttttattgtaattttaattcaATGGTAGTTTGGGGTACAGCAAAATAtggttttattaattaactggtacaaattcttttaaaaatgtttgttcATTCAGCGCATATCAAgattatttatatttgatttataaactaCATTAAATTGCTATCTAcattaaaaaagtatttttaaatcATGTTCTAAAATTTTTACACAGGTtagaaaatataagaatttgTACCAATCTTGGCATTAAAACTAATTGGATACAATATTTTTTACTAACACAAATatagttctgtttttttttgggtttttttttctttacatcagAACTGAATTCTTTTTTGATGTTATGTTGGTACATGTGttgaataaagatatataagggctattccattatGTGGGAGGTTAGGAAGAGATGTTCTTTTTTGGTCATGGGTTAAGGTTTATGTCATTAAAAGAATGGAGGATTGTTGGaaggatagttttttttttgagAT includes:
- the LOC139502588 gene encoding heterogeneous nuclear ribonucleoprotein L-like isoform X4; protein product: MAGYEGHVNKRQRVDDAHYDREDRHNPEPSPVVHVRGLSEYITEADLMQAVQHFGTVNYIMMMGKRHQALVEFADISGAKNCVNYSLNNPIYVGQQAAFFNYSTSQRIQRPAPGMGDDPNRPPNHILLFTVLNPQYPITVDVMQTICSAHGQVLRIVIFKKNGVQAMIEFENVDCATRAKQALNGADIYSGCCTLKIEFANQTRLNVIRNDSESWDYTNPNLDKKHGIEETTSVNGNEPAGAGRPLLPDPRYQAGSGPPPPQGGYSQGQGGYQQPPSSGYGPPPPPQGGGYGGAQGGYGQNQGYGAPQGGYGAPPSGGYGAPPPQNSYGGGGGGYGEGDGYGGGYNSGPPPRGGGGYDDRYPPRDGGYRDRGSYDSGDRRGGRGGYRSGYSDGPPGASGLSQGAVIMVYGLDNEMNCERLFNLFCLYGNVVRIKFLKSKDNAAMVQMGDALAVDRCMNMLNNTYFFGNKLQLGHSKQAFLKDVAQPHDLPDNTTSFKDFMGSRNNRFSNPEAASKNRIVAPTEMLYMYNIPPNFSEDEVLELFDRSGAKKPSKVKIFPSKSERSCTGLCEFESKAWAIEALILTNHVSIDNPTGKAPFIFKLCFSPNTISEVGERRERMERVRGGGDRGDREDRE
- the LOC139502588 gene encoding heterogeneous nuclear ribonucleoprotein L-like isoform X3, translating into MAGYEGHVNKRQRVDDAHYDREDRHNPEPSPVVHVRGLSEYITEADLMQAVQHFGTVNYIMMMGKRHQALVEFADISGAKNCVNYSLNNPIYVGQQAAFFNYSTSQRIQRPAPGYNDPNYMMGDDPNRPPNHILLFTVLNPQYPITVDVMQTICSAHGQVLRIVIFKKNGVQAMIEFENVDCATRAKQALNGADIYSGCCTLKIEFANQTRLNVIRNDSESWDYTNPNLDKKHGIEETTSVNGNEPAGAGRPLLPDPRYQGSGPPPPQGGYSQGQGGYQQPPSSGYGPPPPPQGGGYGGAQGGYGQNQGYGAPQGGYGAPPSGGYGAPPPQNSYGGGGGGYGEGDGYGGGYNSGPPPRGGGGYDDRYPPRDGGYRDRGSYDSGDRRGGRGGYRSGYSDGPPGASGLSQGAVIMVYGLDNEMNCERLFNLFCLYGNVVRIKFLKSKDNAAMVQMGDALAVDRCMNMLNNTYFFGNKLQLGHSKQAFLKDVAQPHDLPDNTTSFKDFMGSRNNRFSNPEAASKNRIVAPTEMLYMYNIPPNFSEDEVLELFDRSGAKKPSKVKIFPSKSERSCTGLCEFESKAWAIEALILTNHVSIDNPTGKAPFIFKLCFSPNTISEVGERRERMERVRGGGDRGDREDRE
- the LOC139502588 gene encoding heterogeneous nuclear ribonucleoprotein L-like isoform X5, with protein sequence MAGYEGHVNKRQRVDDAHYDREDRHNPEPSPVVHVRGLSEYITEADLMQAVQHFGTVNYIMMMGKRHQALVEFADISGAKNCVNYSLNNPIYVGQQAAFFNYSTSQRIQRPAPGYNDPNYMMGDDPNRPPNHILLFTVLNPQYPITVDVMQTICSAHGQVLRIVIFKKNGVQAMIEFENVDCATRAKQALNGADIYSGCCTLKIEFANQTRLNVIRNDSESWDYTNPNLGNEPAGAGRPLLPDPRYQAGSGPPPPQGGYSQGQGGYQQPPSSGYGPPPPPQGGGYGGAQGGYGQNQGYGAPQGGYGAPPSGGYGAPPPQNSYGGGGGGYGEGDGYGGGYNSGPPPRGGGGYDDRYPPRDGGYRDRGSYDSGDRRGGRGGYRSGYSDGPPGASGLSQGAVIMVYGLDNEMNCERLFNLFCLYGNVVRIKFLKSKDNAAMVQMGDALAVDRCMNMLNNTYFFGNKLQLGHSKQAFLKDVAQPHDLPDNTTSFKDFMGSRNNRFSNPEAASKNRIVAPTEMLYMYNIPPNFSEDEVLELFDRSGAKKPSKVKIFPSKSERSCTGLCEFESKAWAIEALILTNHVSIDNPTGKAPFIFKLCFSPNTISEVGERRERMERVRGGGDRGDREDRE
- the LOC139502588 gene encoding heterogeneous nuclear ribonucleoprotein L-like isoform X6, which produces MAGYEGHVNKRQRVDDAHYDREDRHNPEPSPVVHVRGLSEYITEADLMQAVQHFGTVNYIMMMGKRHQALVEFADISGAKNCVNYSLNNPIYVGQQAAFFNYSTSQRIQRPAPGYNDPNYMMGDDPNRPPNHILLFTVLNPQYPITVDVMQTICSAHGQVLRIVIFKKNGVQAMIEFENVDCATRAKQALNGADIYSGCCTLKIEFANQTRLNVIRNDSESWDYTNPNLGNEPAGAGRPLLPDPRYQGSGPPPPQGGYSQGQGGYQQPPSSGYGPPPPPQGGGYGGAQGGYGQNQGYGAPQGGYGAPPSGGYGAPPPQNSYGGGGGGYGEGDGYGGGYNSGPPPRGGGGYDDRYPPRDGGYRDRGSYDSGDRRGGRGGYRSGYSDGPPGASGLSQGAVIMVYGLDNEMNCERLFNLFCLYGNVVRIKFLKSKDNAAMVQMGDALAVDRCMNMLNNTYFFGNKLQLGHSKQAFLKDVAQPHDLPDNTTSFKDFMGSRNNRFSNPEAASKNRIVAPTEMLYMYNIPPNFSEDEVLELFDRSGAKKPSKVKIFPSKSERSCTGLCEFESKAWAIEALILTNHVSIDNPTGKAPFIFKLCFSPNTISEVGERRERMERVRGGGDRGDREDRE